One stretch of Pelmatolapia mariae isolate MD_Pm_ZW linkage group LG3_W, Pm_UMD_F_2, whole genome shotgun sequence DNA includes these proteins:
- the LOC134616569 gene encoding tripartite motif-containing protein 16-like, producing MAQQGSTSVKFHCSVCLDLLKDPVTIPCGHNCCMSCIKGHWNTEDPKGIYSCPQCGKSFIQKPDLEKNTMSEGLIEDLKPSGHQAAPADLCYAGPEDVSCDVCTGKKLKAVKSCLVCLVSYCEQHLQPHYESSAFDKHKLIKPSKEFKGNICSTHNEVMKMFCRTDQQCICYVCCMDEHNHHVTVPVEVERAEKDKDLKVNLQEVQKKIQTRVEEDKELEKEMEGIKLSADKTIEDCETIINELVSFIKEKGSNLKQQIRSQQKDEERRVKDLQNKLEQEITELRRKEEELKQLSDTEDHTEFLLSYSMMSKLSENTDSPSFKMCQVKYFEDLQTALLEARENLKAFLSEEWSYITLTVRSVDVLLPQSKPKTRDEFLKHSCQLTMDPDTVHKKLFLSNQNRTVSASASNPNIYPAYKKRDRFSIQQQVLSKESLIGLCYWEVEMKGRGLSVAVTYKNKNKLDQSEFGSNNNSWALECYKDSYKFRHNKITTSIAGPLSSKVGVYVDPRAGILSFYSVSDTMALLHRVQTTFTHPLYAGLWIWKSYWTDTTATFNEIK from the coding sequence ATGGCACAACAAGGAAGCACGTCAGTAAAGTTCCACTGCTCAGTCTGTctggatctactgaaggatccAGTCACTATTCCCTGTGGACACAACTGCTGTATGAGTTGTATTAAAGGACACTGGAATACAGAGGATCCAAAAGGAATCTACAGCTGTCCTCAGTGCGGTAAGAGTTTCATACAGAAGCCTGATCtggagaaaaacaccatgtCAGAAGGGTTAATAGAGGACTTGAAGCCATCTGGACaccaagctgctcctgctgatctctgctatgctggacctgaagatgttTCCTGTGATGTCTGCACAGGAAAGAAGCTGAAAGCAGTGAAGTCCTGTCTGGTATGTTTGGTTTCTTACTGTGAGCAACACCTCCAGCCTCACTATGAATCCTCTGCCTTTGACAAACACAAGCTGATCAAACCTTCCAAGGAGTTTAAAGGAAACATCTGTTCAACTCATAATGAGGTAATGAAGATGTTCTGCCGTACTGATCAGCAGTGTATCTGTTATGTCTGCTGCATGGATGAACATAATCACCATGTAACAGTTCCAGTTGAAGTTGAAAGggcagaaaaagacaaagaccTTAAGGTGAATCTGCAGGAAGTCCAGAAGAAAATTCAGACCAGAGTGGAGGAAGATAAAGAGCTTGAGAAAGAGATGGAGGGGATCAAACTGTCTGCTGATAAAACAATTGAAGACTGTGAGACCATCATCAATGAGCTGGTGAGTTTCATCAAAGAAAAAGGCTCAAATCTAAAGCAGCAGATCAGATCccagcagaaagatgaagagAGGCGAGTcaaagaccttcagaataagctggagcaggagatcactgagctgaggaggaaagaagaggagctgaagcagctTTCAGACACAGAGGACCACACCGAATTTCTCCTCAGTTACTCCATGATGTCAAAACTCAGTGAAAATACAGACTCACCAAGCTTCAAAATGTGTCAAGTTAAGTACTTTGAGGATCTGCAAACAGCACTGTTAGAAGCCAGAGAAAATCTCAAAGCATTTCTAAGTGAAGAATGGAGCTATATCACTCTGACAGTGAGATCAGTGGATGTTTTATTGCCACAAAGCAAGCCTAAGACCAGAGatgaatttttaaaacattcatgTCAACTGACAATGGACCCAGATACAGTTCACAAAAAACTCTTCCTATCTAATCAGAACAGAACCGTATCAGCCAGTGCTTCAAATCCAAATATCTATCCTGCATATAAAAAAAGGGACAGGTTTTCCATCCAGCAGCAGGTCCTGAGTAAGGAGAGTCTGATTGGACTTTGTTACTGGGAAGTGGAGATGAAAGGGAGAGGCCTTTCAGTAGCCGTGacgtacaaaaataaaaataaactggatCAAAGTGAATTTGGAAGTAACAATAATTCTTGGGCATTAGAGTGTTACAAGGACAGTTATAAATTCAGACACAATAAAATCACAACTTCCATCGCAGGCCCTCTGTCCTCCAAAGTAGGAGTGTACGTGGATCCCAGAGCCGGTATTCTTTctttctacagcgtctctgacACCATGGccctcctccacagagtccagaccacattcactcaccCGCTCTATGCTGGACTGTGGATTTGGAAGAGTTATTGGACTGATACCACTGCTACATTTAATGAGATAAAATAG
- the LOC135932651 gene encoding tripartite motif-containing protein 16-like, which produces MSEGLIEDLKTSGHQAASADLCYAGPEDVSCDFCTGKKLKALKSCLVCLVSYCEQHLQPHYESSAFDKHKLIKPSKGLKSNICSTHNEVKKMFCLTDQQCICYVCCMDKHKRHVTVPVEVERADKEKDLKVNLQEVQKKIQTRVEEGKVLEKEMEGIKLSADKTIEDCETIINELVSFIKEKGSNLKQQIKSQQETEESRVKELQNKLEQEITELRRKEEELKQLSDTEGHTEFLLSYSMMSRLSEYTDSPSFKMCQVKYFEDLQTALLEARENLKAFLSEEWRKIILTVRSVDVLLPQIEPKTRDEFLKHSFQLTMDPDTVHKKLFLSNQNRTVSDNAPNPNIYPAYKKRDRFSIQQQVLSKESLIGPCYWEVEMKGRGLSVAVTYKNKDNLDQSDFGSNNNSWALECYGDCYKFRHNKITTSIAGPLSSKVGVYVDPRAGILSFYSVSDTMALLHRVQTTFTEPLYAGLWIWKSFWADNTATFNEIK; this is translated from the coding sequence atgtCAGAAGGGTTAATAGAGGACTTGAAGACATCTGGACACCAAGCTGCTTCAGCTGATCtctgctatgctggacctgaagatgttTCCTGTGATTTCTGCACAGGAAAGAAGCTGAAAGCATTGAAGTCCTGTCTGGTATGTTTGGTTTCTTACTGTGAGCAACACCTCCAGCCTCACTATGAATCCTCTGCCTTTGACAAACACAAGCTGATCAAACCTTCCAAGGGGTTGAAAAGTAACATCTGTTCAACTCATAATGAGGTGAAGAAGATGTTCTGCCTTACTGATCAGCAGTGTATCTGTTATGTCTGCTGCATGGACAAACATAAACGCCATGTAACAGTTCCAGTTGAAGTTGAAAGggcagacaaagagaaagaccTTAAGGTGAATCTGCAGGAAGTGCAGAAGAAAATTCAGACCAGAGTGGAGGAAGGTAAAGTCCTTGAGAAAGAGATGGAGGGGATCAAACTGTCTGCTGATAAAACAATTGAAGACTGTGAGACCATCATCAATGAGCTGGTGAGTTTCATCAAAGAAAAAGGCTCAAATCTAAAGCAGCAGATTaaatcccagcaggaaactgaagagAGTCGAGTTAAAGAGCTTCAGAATAAActggagcaggagatcactgagctgaggaggaaagaagaggagctgaagcagctTTCAGACACAGAGGGCCACACTGAATTTCTACTAAGTTACTCCATGATGTCAAGACTCAGTGAATATACAGACTCACCAAGCTTTAAAATGTGTCAAGTTAAGTACTTTGAGGATCTGCAAACAGCACTGTTAGAAGCCAGAGAAAATCTCAAAGCATTTCTAAGTGAGGAATGGAGGAAGATCATTCTGACAGTGAGATCAGTGGATGTTTTATTGCCACAAATTGAACCTAAGACCAGAGATGAGTTTTTAAAACATTCATTTCAACTGACGATGGACCCAGATACAGTTCACAAAAAACTCTTCCTATCTAATCAGAACAGAACCGTATCAGACAATGCTCCAAATCCAAATATCTATCCTGCATATAAAAAAAGGGACAGGTTTTCCATCCAGCAGCAGGTCCTGAGTAAGGAGAGTCTGATTGGACCTTGTTACTGGGAAGTGGAGATGAAAGGGAGAGGCCTTTCAGTAGCCGTGACATACAAGAATAAAGATAACTTGGATCAAAGTGATTTTGGAAGTAACAATAATTCCTGGGCATTAGAGTGTTATGGCGACTGCTACAAATTCAGACACAACAAAATCACAACTTCCATCGCAGGCCCTCTGTCCTCCAAAGTAGGAGTGTACGTGGATCCCAGAGCCGGTATTCTTTctttctacagcgtctctgacACCATGGccctcctccacagagtccagaccacattcactgagccgctctatgctggactGTGGATTTGGAAGAGTTTTTGGGCAGACAACACTGCTACATTTAATGAGATAAAATAG